The uncultured Fibrobacter sp. genomic interval TAACGAAAGCTTTGTCGGGTCAAGCTGGTAAGGCATCATATCCATTGCCGCGCGATGCCCGATGTGCAGGTTCGTGTCTGTCGGAATCAATTGCCGCCACTGGCTTTCGAGATAAAGCTTGGTGCGGTTGTAATGCAGGGAGTCGTCGGTGCAAAGCGTAATCTTTGCTGGGTCAACGACGGTAATCCGTTCGAGGTCTGTCAGGAAGATGGATTCCCTGTCTTTCACGAGGGGCGAGACTCCAACGCAATGCAAGGCCTTGTTGCCAAGGTTGTTGATTTCGATCTTTTTCACCATCCATTCTTCGTCGCGGATGATGACGCGCATGCCGGGGGCAAATTCAATGTTGTCGGGGGTCTGGTCCATGTAGGAAAAATAATAAAAGAAGAGAGGGGACTGCTGCAATAGAATTACGGCGTGAGCTAGTTACACCTAAATAGACGGTTTTAGGGATGATTTGGACTATAAGCCCTACAAATGTAGGATATATCTGAAAAAATGATAGAATCGAGTGTTAGTTTGTTGCTGAAATGCTACCTTTTTGAATTTGTAAGAAATATTTAAGTTAAATTAGAAACTTTTTTATATAAATATCAAATTAAATGTTGTTTAATTATTTAATCAACTAATTAATAAAGGATAAATATGCTTTTTAGTATTAACTGCGTTGAAAAAATATCAAAGAAAGATTTTCCTGATGAAGAGCAGTTTCTGTTTGGCCCGTGTGATAAACGATTGTATAAAGGATTGAAGTCAAAAAGATATTTTTTTAATGATTTTTATGAACATGATCAAAATGCAAAAAAACTCAAAAAAAGAGTGCGAGTGCTTGATGAGAACTTTTTTGGTCCCAATATAAATGTTCAGGCTGTAGTTGGCCAAAATGGTAGTGGGAAAAGTACATTGATGGAACTTATTTATATGGCCATCAATAATTTTTCGTACATGTATGAAAGGGGACATGATGAAGAGCGTCCTGGAGCAGAATCTCTTTATTATGTTCCAGGTTTGTTCGTTAAAATTTATTTTTCTGTAGGAGAAAAAATATATGAGTTAGAGTCGAAAGGTCTTATTTTGGATTTGATATGTAACGGAAGTAAAATAGCTCATTTTGAAATCAATGAATATGGTAATGTGGAAATATTGCCAAGCAAAAAAATTGCAGAATTAATAGACAACTTTTTTTATACAATTGTATCGAACTATTCCATTCAATCATTTATTCCAACAAACTATATTCATAATATTTATGTCTTTGAATCTGGCAGAGATAGAAAAATTAAGAAAGACAATGTTGGGGAAAAAATATGGATAAATAGTATTTTTCATAAAAACGATGGGTATATTCGTTCAATAGTTTTAAATCCATACAGAGATAATGGGCATATTAATATTACAAATGAATTGAATCTTTCCAAAGATCGTGTTTGCACGCTGTTTCTTTGGGCCAAAGAACAGGGGAAATTCTACTTTGACCCATATTTATATCATGATTTAAAAATAAATTTAAAAAAGAATTTTTTAAAAAATAAAATCAAGAATATTTGGAAACTAAAGGGTTCTGCTAGTGCAGATTTCGACAAAAGATATCCGTCAGATCGCCATTGTTTGAAATTTATAGATGAAAAATTTGCAAAAAAATTAGTACATGAATTTAGCCTAAATGCAGAAATGTTATATGAAGGTTGTGATGAATATAAGAAAAAAGCCATGCTTTATCTTCAGCTTAAAATATTGACTATTGTAAATAAATACGATGTACTGTTAGAATATAAAAATGTCGTTTCCTTCGATAAGGATAGTGATAATCCCAGAATTATTTTTGAAGAAAGTAAAAAGACTGATCGCTTAATAGAGATGCTAAAGGCTCCCGAATGGCATGTGACAAAAAAGATAAAACGAGTTACGTCGTTCATGAAGTTATCGAAAGAGGCTATAGAAAGAATATTTAACCCCGCATTATCATATAATGGCGAAGTGTACTTTGACGAGCTTTCAAAGGTGCTTATGAGGGAAAACCCTTTTTTTGGTCCTTTTGTAGTGTCAAACGAAAAAGGCAAGCGTTTTTTTGTAGATCCTGTTAGAATCGACCGACTTCTCCCTCCGTCCATTTTTGATTATGAATTGATTTTGAAAAAGGGGGATGATGATATAAGTTTTTATGATTTGAGTTCAGGGGAATTGCAACTCTTGGAAACGCTTTCAATTCATTGTTATCACATTGAAAATATTCTTTCTATAAACAGAGAATATCAGGATTTTGATGGATCTATAAAATATCATCCAAAATATGAATGTGTTAATTTAGTTTTTGATGAAGTGGAAATGTGTTTCCATCCGGATTTTCAAAGACAATTTTTAAATAGATTGCTCAATTTGGTTACTTCGATGAAACAAAATTTGTATGGAGAGGGAGGTTGTTGCATGAATATAATGATACTCACGCATTCGCCTTTCATTCTTTCTGATATGCCAAAGAGTAATATTTTGTATTTACAAGACGGAATTGATGTCAGCGATAAGGTTGATTTAAATACTTTTGGTGCAAATGTAAGTGATGCTTTGTATCATAGTTTCTTCTTGAAGTCAAAAGGATTCGTTGGAGAGTTTGCTCAACATAAAATAGAATCATTAGGAAATTATTTTACAAATAAACAAAATGAACGATATCCCAATAGTAATATTTTTGAATGGTCTGATGATTGGGCTGATTCTTTTCTTGAAAAAATTATTGGGGATGAAATGATAAGAAATGTATTACGACAAATAAAAGAATCGTAAGTAGTGGGGTGCTTAAAATGAAAAGAATTCTTATTACGCCTCAAGTTCAAGCCATTGCTGATGAATATTACGATGAGATTATTGCAAAAGAAAAACAAAAAACGATTTCAAAGTTAACCCAAAGAATAAGCGAAATTCAAAATTCTATTCCTCAATCGCCAAATTGGAAACTGTATGTAAAGTACTTAAAAAAAATAATCAAGCATTATGATGAACTAATAGTTTTACATCCTAGGTTTTTCAAATACTATTGGATGCGTTATTTCTTTTTTTTGAAGGATACTGATTTAGATAGTGAGTCTTGGAAAGCGGGAACAAAACAAAAATTTCATGAGATGGTTGTGTCTGCTATGGGGTATAAAACAGTTAGGAGTGAAATAATAGCGCCATATATACAGCGATTAAATATTCGTGTATGCGTAAATTGTAATAGCGATTATGTGTTATCTACTGAAAAAAGAGTTCGTTTAAGTACTGGAAAATATGGTGTTGAGATAAAAGGGCGTTTTCAGTTAGATCATTTTTGGGCAAAATCAAAGTACCCTTTTTTGTCCATTTCTTTCTTTAATCTTCAGCCGTCATGTGGCTTCTGTAATTTGTGGAAGAAGGATAAAATTGGAAAATTTAATTTATATACAGATTTTTATCAAAAAATAAACCCATTTCTTTTTGTTTTGGATAAGAAGGCTCTTTTGACGTATTTGCTAAAATCGAATTCAAAACTACTTCATGTTGAATTGCATAGTAAAGAACGGGGTTTGAGGGAAAATCATGAAGAAATTTTTTGTATTGATGATATATATAAACTTTTGAATGATGAGGCAGAAGAAATTATTTGGAAAGCAAAGATATATAGCAACTCTTTTATTGGACAGTTGCAAAATTGGTTCAAAAACAAGTTTACGAATAATTCTGAAAAAGATTTATTCCGCTTTATTTTTGGTTTTTATCCTGGATTAGAAGATGTTCATAAGAGGCCTCTAACTAAAATGAAACAAGATATTGCAAAACAGCTGAAACTTGTTTAAGAAAAGACCATTTTGCCAACGTCGGCAAAATGGTCTGCTTTGTAAAATTTTTCGGAACCCCTTGCCAGCTTTTTTGATATTAGGTACATTAATGCCCGACGCATCTCGCTGTTTTAAGGCGAGGTGCGTTTTTGTTTTAACCGGTTTTCGGTTTTGCAAGAACGCCTCTAACATCAACCGGCCACAATTTATGGCCAAATGGAGGCTTAAAACTCATGGTAAAACAATCATTTCACGATGTAAATGTTTTCATCAATGGCATTACGAGTGTATGCAAGGATTCTGCCATTATTGAAGAAAAGACTCTGGCCCACTTTGGGAACGAGTATAAGCGAGTTGTGCGGTACATTTTGATGATGAAATTTCAAAAGTTTTCTGCAAAACAATTTGCTGAGGCTCTAGTTCCTCGCGATTTTTTGGAGGGTATTTATGATGTAGAAAGAGAATGTGCCGAAAGAAATGGCTTAACTATTGTTTATGGCTATTCGGATGATTTAATGGAACTTGACGGCGCAATTCGTTTAGGGGGATATTGCTTTAAAGACGGTAATTTTCATTTGAAATGGGATGAGGGGAAATGGAAACTCGTTGATGGAATTGGTAAGCACAATAACATTACCGCGCTGTGGTATGATAGTAATGCGATTGACGATAACGGCGTAAGAATCCCGTGGACGTACAAGACGGACATTCCCTTTGGAAAGTTTAACATGATAAATGGCGGGTCCCCATATTGTGAGTGTCTTGTGTTTGAAGTGAAAGATTTAGGGATTTAGAAAGTTAGGGAGGGTGCGTAATGGATCTTGCAAAATTTGAGAAAGCCCTAATGATTGGGGAAACTGTGGCTGTAGAATTCAAGCGCGCTGGCGGTCGTGTTGGCGACGATGTTTATGAGTCTGTGTGTGCTTTCTTAAATCGTTTCGGTGGCGATATTTATCTCGGGGTCCTTGATAATGGTAAAGTTGAGGGCGTTCCAGAAAATGCGGCTATCGATATGATCAAGAACATCATCAATGTTGCGAATAATCCGACTCTATTCCAGCCGACAACATATCTTGATCCAGAAATCATACGACACAACGGCAAGACGTTAATCCGTATTCATGTGCCACAGAGTTCCGAGGTGCATAGTTTTAAGCGGGTCGTTTATGACCGCGTGAATGACGCTGATGTCAAGGTTTCCGCAACTTCACAAATTGCGCAGATGTTCATTCGTAAACAGGGTATATTTACCGAACTGCGCATTTATCCGTATCTGAAAAAAGAGGACTTGCACCTGGAATTGCTTGACAGGGTGCGCCTTTTGGCGGTCAACAATGCTGGAGGCGACCATCCGTGGAAAAACATGGATGATGAGACATTGTTGAAGAGTGCTGGACTTTATACCATGGACTACGACTCGGATAAACCGGGATTCAACCTAGCGGCGGCACTCCTGCTTGGCCGTGACGAGGTGATCCATAGCATTTGTCCGGCGTATAGGACAGATGCCTTGCTTCGTCGTGAAAATGTTGATCGTTACGATGACCGTGATGTCGTAGATACGAACCTTATCAATAGTTACGAGCGTCTTTTTGCTTTTGCCCAAAAGCATTTGCCGGACAAGTTCTTTGTCGAGGATTCGTTCCGCAAGAGCCTTCGCAACATCATTGTCCGCGAAATGATTTCGAACACTCTGATGCACCGTGAGTTTACGAGTTCGTACCAGGCGAAGTTCATTATAGAACGAAACCGCATGCTTGTCGAAAATGCGAACCGTGCACCAGCCCAAAAGATAATCACGCCTGAGAATTTGGAACCGAAGCCCAAGAACCCAACCATTGCGTCGTTTTTCAGGAATATCGGCTATGCCGACCAGCTTGGCTCGGGTGTCCGCAAAATGTTCCTTTATTCCAAGCCTTACGGCGGTGCCGATCCGACTTTTTCGGAAGACGATGTGTTTAGAATAACAGTATCGCTGAATGATTATGTGGGAGAGCCTCAAAATGAAGAGGTTAACAATAGGGTTAACAATAGGGTTAACAATAGGGTTAACAGTAAATTCAGTGAGATTCAGCAAAGAATTATTAATGTATTGCGTGAAAAACCAGCAATAACGCAAAGGGAAATGTCCAAGTGCATATCCATTTCTCTTGTACATATAAATAAGAATATGAGAGCTTTGCAAAAAATGGGGGCCGTTAGCCGTGTTGGCAATAATAAACAGGGATCATGGATAGTTAATGAAGAAAAGGAAAAGTCTTAGACCTGTTGAACCCAACAAGTTGAATGGGGAGTTCGGTGAAAAATTCGGTGAAAAAAAAAACTACCTCACAACCTTAACTCTTTTCCCGTTCTTGAGCTGGTGCGTGGTGGCGTTGGGGCGAGTTTCCTTGCGGCCGACAAAGGTGCCGTCGATGCGGTAGGTTTCAACGGGGGCGACTGTGGCGCGGTTTTGTGCCCGCGTCCAAATTCGCTCGACGCCGCTGGTATCGCGGGCGCTTGAGTCCGCAGTGGTCGCGTTTGCCGTCACGGCGATGGAATCCGTCGATACGGTGAAGTTGTCATAGCGGATAAAGCAGTCGTGGGTGGGGGCCCATTCGGCGCTGCTTCCGCCGTGGAATGTAGAGAGGTAGAACTTGTCGACTTTCACGGTGTCGTAGTCGCGGAGCCTGAGCGTATCTACATCGAGTGCGAGTTTGCCGTCAAACCAGGTCTGCACGCGTCCGTTCTTGTCGCCGTTGCCGGAAGAGGCGATGGTATTCATACTTACTTTGTTCACAATGCGGTGCCAGGTGCCGGTGGTGAATTGTTTTTGCGGGATGGTGCCGTTCAAGTCCCACGTGAAGTCGTCGCCATATACGGACTCTTGCCCCATGAAGTAGATGAGCTGCACGGCGTTGCCGTCTTTGCGCCACATGATGCGCGCGCTCCAGCCGTCGCCGGTTTCGGGCATGGCGTTGCCGGTGTAGCACTTGCCGCCGCATAGGCCGGGGAGTTTGCCGCCGAGCTGGAACTCGAATCCGTCTTCGAAGAATATGTCGTAGGCGCTCCACATGGTGTCTGCGGTTTTCACAAGGGGCTGGATGATTTGCCCGGCGCAGGCAGGCGTGTCGTTGTCATTCGGGCCTACGCAGCCTTTGGGGTACTTGAGCTGCAGTACGTTGCCGTGTTCTTCGCCGTCGTACACGATTTTGGAATTTTCGCCATTGTTCTTGTCCATGGCGTACCACCAGCTTTTATCGTAGTCGTTGCGCTTGAAGTCTTCTTTGGCTTCGGCATTGCCGTACACGCCGACTTCGCGGTTCTCGAAGTTCACGAACGAGACGGTGTCGGATGCCGTCTGTGCGAATGCAGCCGGAGCAAGCGCGGCGGAGGTGGTAGCCGCGACAGCGAACATCGCCACAGAAAAGGTGTTACGATTTTTTGCGTTCATGCTTTTAAAATAATCTTTTTTGGCTGGTATTAAACTATCTTTTTAATGTATGGCCGAATTACTTGACGAAAAACACAATGAAGTGGGCGCGACTCCCGTTGCCGCGGCACCTGCTGCCCGAACTTCAGCAGACACCGCTGCCGAGGCTCGCAAGGCACGCATCAAGAAGATGCGCGGGTGGCTTTCTCCGCGCGATATCGTAGCCGACGACTTTGGGCCCGAAGATGCCGCCCTCTATTACGGCGAAGGGCATTCCGGCTGGAACCGCTAATGTTTAAATGAAAAAATCCCTCGGCAAGTGCCGGGGACTTTTTGTAAAAGGAGATCCCGGCACTGGGGCCGGTATGACAAATAGGGCGCGGCGCTTGCAGCCTGCTTGCGCGCGATACCGATTAATAGCGGTAGTGATCAGCCTTGTACGGGCCTTCCACGGGCACGCCGATGTAGTCGGCCTGGGCCTTGGTGAGGGTCGTCAGGTGAACGCCGAGCTTTTCGAGGTGCAGACGAGCAACCTTTTCGTCGAGGATCTTCGGCAAGGTGTACACGACACCGCTTTCGTACTTGATGCCAGCGACAGTCTGCTTGCCCTGAGCGTTGAGCCACAGGTCAATCTGAGCGATGGTCTGGTTCGTGAAGCTTGCGCTCATCACGAAGCTCGGGTGACCAGTAGCGCAGCCGAGGTTCAGCAAGCGGCCTTCAGCGAGGATAAGGATGCTGTGACCGTCGGCGAAAATCCATTCGTCGTACTGCGGCTTGATTTCGTTGCGCTTGATGCCCGGAATCTTCTTGAGGCCGGCCATGTCGATTTCGTTGTCGAAGTGACCGATGTTACCGACGATAGCGCGGTTCTTCATCTTTTCCATCTGGGCGGCGCTGATGATGCCGGTGTTACCGGTGGTGGTCACGAAGATATCGGCGTAGCTAACCACTTCGTCGAGCGTCTTGACTTCGTAGCCTTCCATGGCAGCCTGCAGGGCGCAAATCGGGTCGATTTCGGTGATGATCACGCGAGCGCCCTGACCACGCAGAGACTGGGCGCAGCCCTTACCCACGTCGCCGTAACCGCAAACCACAGCAATCTTACCGGCCATCATCACGTCGGTGGCGCGGTTGATGCCGTCAATCAAGGAGTGGCGGCAGCCGTAGAGGTTGTCGAACTTGGACTTGGTCACGGAATCGTTCACGTTGATTGCCGGGAACTTCAGACGGCCAGCCTGGGCCATCTGGTAAAGGCGATGCACGCCGGTAGTCGTTTCTTCGGAAACGCCCTTCAAAGCTTCGCGAGCGCGGGTCCACTGCTTCGGATCCTTTTCGAAAATCTTACGGCAGGTGGCGAGGAACACGCCCCATTCTTCGCTGTCGGTGGCCGGGTTGAATTCAGGCACCTTGCCGGCGTCTTCGAATTCAGCACCGCAGGTCACGAGCATGGTAGCGTCGCCACCGTCGTCCACGATCAGGTCAGGGGTCTTGCCGTCGGGCCATACGAGGGCGCGGGCGGTGTTTTCCCAGTAGTCTTCCAAGGATTCACCCTTCCAGGCGAACACAGGCACGCCCTGCGGATTTTCCACAGTACCCTTCTTGCCCACCACCAC includes:
- a CDS encoding AAA family ATPase, encoding MLFSINCVEKISKKDFPDEEQFLFGPCDKRLYKGLKSKRYFFNDFYEHDQNAKKLKKRVRVLDENFFGPNINVQAVVGQNGSGKSTLMELIYMAINNFSYMYERGHDEERPGAESLYYVPGLFVKIYFSVGEKIYELESKGLILDLICNGSKIAHFEINEYGNVEILPSKKIAELIDNFFYTIVSNYSIQSFIPTNYIHNIYVFESGRDRKIKKDNVGEKIWINSIFHKNDGYIRSIVLNPYRDNGHINITNELNLSKDRVCTLFLWAKEQGKFYFDPYLYHDLKINLKKNFLKNKIKNIWKLKGSASADFDKRYPSDRHCLKFIDEKFAKKLVHEFSLNAEMLYEGCDEYKKKAMLYLQLKILTIVNKYDVLLEYKNVVSFDKDSDNPRIIFEESKKTDRLIEMLKAPEWHVTKKIKRVTSFMKLSKEAIERIFNPALSYNGEVYFDELSKVLMRENPFFGPFVVSNEKGKRFFVDPVRIDRLLPPSIFDYELILKKGDDDISFYDLSSGELQLLETLSIHCYHIENILSINREYQDFDGSIKYHPKYECVNLVFDEVEMCFHPDFQRQFLNRLLNLVTSMKQNLYGEGGCCMNIMILTHSPFILSDMPKSNILYLQDGIDVSDKVDLNTFGANVSDALYHSFFLKSKGFVGEFAQHKIESLGNYFTNKQNERYPNSNIFEWSDDWADSFLEKIIGDEMIRNVLRQIKES
- a CDS encoding RNA-binding domain-containing protein, which produces MDLAKFEKALMIGETVAVEFKRAGGRVGDDVYESVCAFLNRFGGDIYLGVLDNGKVEGVPENAAIDMIKNIINVANNPTLFQPTTYLDPEIIRHNGKTLIRIHVPQSSEVHSFKRVVYDRVNDADVKVSATSQIAQMFIRKQGIFTELRIYPYLKKEDLHLELLDRVRLLAVNNAGGDHPWKNMDDETLLKSAGLYTMDYDSDKPGFNLAAALLLGRDEVIHSICPAYRTDALLRRENVDRYDDRDVVDTNLINSYERLFAFAQKHLPDKFFVEDSFRKSLRNIIVREMISNTLMHREFTSSYQAKFIIERNRMLVENANRAPAQKIITPENLEPKPKNPTIASFFRNIGYADQLGSGVRKMFLYSKPYGGADPTFSEDDVFRITVSLNDYVGEPQNEEVNNRVNNRVNNRVNSKFSEIQQRIINVLREKPAITQREMSKCISISLVHINKNMRALQKMGAVSRVGNNKQGSWIVNEEKEKS
- a CDS encoding polysaccharide lyase, with translation MNAKNRNTFSVAMFAVAATTSAALAPAAFAQTASDTVSFVNFENREVGVYGNAEAKEDFKRNDYDKSWWYAMDKNNGENSKIVYDGEEHGNVLQLKYPKGCVGPNDNDTPACAGQIIQPLVKTADTMWSAYDIFFEDGFEFQLGGKLPGLCGGKCYTGNAMPETGDGWSARIMWRKDGNAVQLIYFMGQESVYGDDFTWDLNGTIPQKQFTTGTWHRIVNKVSMNTIASSGNGDKNGRVQTWFDGKLALDVDTLRLRDYDTVKVDKFYLSTFHGGSSAEWAPTHDCFIRYDNFTVSTDSIAVTANATTADSSARDTSGVERIWTRAQNRATVAPVETYRIDGTFVGRKETRPNATTHQLKNGKRVKVVR
- the ahcY gene encoding adenosylhomocysteinase — protein: MEYKIKDINLAIEGRKELDLAETEMPGLMALRKEYAGKKPLAGARIMGSLHMTVQTAILIETLVDLGADVRWVSCNIFSTQDNAAAAVVVGKKGTVENPQGVPVFAWKGESLEDYWENTARALVWPDGKTPDLIVDDGGDATMLVTCGAEFEDAGKVPEFNPATDSEEWGVFLATCRKIFEKDPKQWTRAREALKGVSEETTTGVHRLYQMAQAGRLKFPAINVNDSVTKSKFDNLYGCRHSLIDGINRATDVMMAGKIAVVCGYGDVGKGCAQSLRGQGARVIITEIDPICALQAAMEGYEVKTLDEVVSYADIFVTTTGNTGIISAAQMEKMKNRAIVGNIGHFDNEIDMAGLKKIPGIKRNEIKPQYDEWIFADGHSILILAEGRLLNLGCATGHPSFVMSASFTNQTIAQIDLWLNAQGKQTVAGIKYESGVVYTLPKILDEKVARLHLEKLGVHLTTLTKAQADYIGVPVEGPYKADHYRY